The Pyrus communis chromosome 2, drPyrComm1.1, whole genome shotgun sequence genome includes a window with the following:
- the LOC137725220 gene encoding uncharacterized protein ECU03_1610-like encodes MAVLSVADNVLFNLSRSFPRSPQPFSLRYSPQKVSRVCFTSASKSEGRNVAGEIKGYDKAKETMGEGLEKTKRKAEEMKETTKDYAQEAEEKTKSAAETMEEKAKEGTNRAAETVESTQEKAKEYGYETKEKTKEMADTVTEKAEEGTRRAAETAESVKEKAKKNMSEMGEKTEDAVGTVAEKVEEGRSKAAETAKDTVEGAWGAVKETGQKIKDTVVAPDEEVGGGGH; translated from the exons ATGGCAGTGCTTTCTGTAGCAGATAATGTTTTGTTCAACCTCTCCAGATCTTTTCCTCGATCCCCTCAGCCATTCTCTCTCAGATATTCACCTCAGAAAGTCTCCCGCGTCTGCTTCACCTCCGCCTCCAAATCCGAG GGACGAAATGTGGCAGGAGAGATCAAAGGATATGACAAAGCGAAAGAAACCATGGGAGAAGGCCTAGAAAAGACGAAGCGAAAAGCCGAGGAAATGAAAGAGACGACCAAGGATTACGCGCAGGAAGCAGAGGAGAAGACGAAGAGTGCAGCTGAGACTATGGAGGAGAAGGCGAAAGAGGGAACGAACAGAGCAGCGGAGACGGTGGAGAGCACCCAGGAGAAAGCTAAAGAGTACGGTTACGAGACTAAGGAGAAGACCAAGGAGATGGCGGACACTGTGACAGAAAAAGCGGAGGAGGGGACTCGGAGGGCAGCCGAGACAGCGGAGAGCGTCAAAGAGAAGGCCAAAAAGAATATGTCGGAGATGGGGGAGAAAACAGAGGATGCGGTGGGAACTGTGGCGGAGAAGGTTGAGGAGGGGCGTAGTAAGGCGGCGGAGACGGCAAAGGACACAGTGGAAGGGGCGTGGGGGGCGGTGAAGGAGACAGGGCAGAAGATTAAGGACACGGTGGTAGCTCCTGATGAGGAAGTGGGAGGTGGTGGCCATTGA